In Sorghum bicolor cultivar BTx623 chromosome 10, Sorghum_bicolor_NCBIv3, whole genome shotgun sequence, one genomic interval encodes:
- the LOC8065082 gene encoding ABC transporter G family member 26: protein MEISDEQRMGMSTMERQHLPPSWQGNGDADAEVEEEEDHLWPTKDGPLPIFLKFENVEYRVKMTMKNPLTAARVAFASQMKVDQGSSCKHILKGIAGSVDPGEILALMGPSGSGKTTLLKILGGRLDGGIKGQITYNDTPYSPCLKRRIGFVTQDDVLFPQLTVEETLVFAAFLRLPACMSKQQKRDRVDAIITELNLERCRHTKIGGAFVRGVSGGERKRTSIGNEILVDPSLLLLDEPTSGLDSTSASKLILILQRLAKTRRTIITTIHQPSSRMFHMFDKLLLISDGHAIYHGKARDCMHHFSSLGFVPEIPMNPAEFLLDLATGNLDDISVPEALRGSPDPQEFRSQVIRHLQLKYRAGAGGRSRAPPTEQLRLALRARKDHRRSIGWFQQFAVLSRRTFRERTSDYLDKMRLAQAVGVALLLGLLWWKSQTGNEAQLRDQVGLIFYICIFWTSSSLFGSVYVFPFEKLYLVKERKADMYRLSAYYASSTLCDAVPHVVYPVLFMAILYFMAGLRRTVPCFFLTLLATLLIVFTSQGTGELLGAAILSVKRAGVMASLVLMLFLLTGGYYVQHIPKFIRWLKYVSFMHYGFNLLLKAQYHGHLTYNCGSRGGCQRLQSSPSFGTVDLDGGMREVWILLAMALAYRLLAYFCLLKRISLTPL, encoded by the exons ATGGAGATCAGCGATGAGCAGAGAATGGGAATGTCCACCATGGAGCGCCAACATCTTCCTCCTTCCTGGCAAGGCAATGGAGATGCCGATGCCGAagtcgaggaggaggaggatcatCTGTGGCCAACAAAAGATGGCCCTCTTCCAATATTCCTCAAG TTTGAGAATGTGGAGTACAGGGTGAAGATGACTATGAAGAACCCCCTCACAGCTGCGAGAGTGGCTTTTGCATCCCAGATGAAGGTAGATCAGGGCAGCAGCTGCAAGCACATTCTCAAGGGCATCGCAGGGAGTGTGGACCCTGGTGAGATCCTGGCGCTGATGGGCCCATCTGGCAGCGGCAAGACCACCTTGCTCAAGATCCTGGGAGGCAGGCTCGATGGTGGCATTAAGGGCCAGATAACCTACAACGACACTCCCTACAGCCCTTGCCTCAAAAGGAG GATTGGATTTGTGACTCAGGACGATGTCCTCTTCCCACAGCTGACGGTGGAGGAGACGCTCGTATTCGCCGCCTTCTTGAGGCTCCCTGCTTGCATGTCCAAGCAGCAGAAGCGCGACAGGGTCGACGCCATCATCACCGAGCTGAATCTGGAGAG GTGCCGGCACACCAAGATCGGGGGAGCGTTCGTGAGGGGGGTGTCTGGAGGCGAGAGGAAGAGGACCAGCATCGGGAACGAGATCCTCGTCGACCCGTCGCTGCTCCTCCTCGACGAGCCCACCTCCGGCCTCGACTCCACGTCGGCGAGCAAGCTCATCCTCATCCTCCAGCGCCTTGCCAAG ACGCGCCGGACGATCATCACGACGATCCACCAGCCGTCGAGCCGGATGTTCCACATGTTCGACAAGCTGCTGCTCATCTCCGACGGGCACGCCATCTACCACGGCAAGGCTCGGGACTGCATGCACCACTTCTCCTCGCTGGGCTTCGTTCCGGAGATCCCCATGAACCCGGCGGAGTTCCTGCTGGACCTCGCCACCGGCAACCTCGACGACATCAGCGTCCCCGAGGCGCTGCGCGGCTCGCCGGACCCGCAGGAGTTCAGGTCCCAGGTCATCAGACATCTGCAGCTCAAGTACCGGGCTGGCGCCGGCGGGAGAAGCAGGGCGCCGCCCACGGAGCAGCTGCGGCTGGCGTTGCGGGCGCGTAAGGACCACCGCCGGAGCATCGGCTGGTTCCAGCAGTTCGCCGTGCTGTCCCGGCGCACGTTCCGGGAGCGCACCTCCGACTACCTGGACAAGATGCGGCTCGCCCAGGCCGTCGGCGTGGcgctcctcctgggcctcctcTGGTGGAAGTCCCAGACGGGGAACGAGGCGCAGCTGCGGGACCAGGTGGGGCTCATCTTCTACATCTGCATCTTCTGGACGTCGTCGTCGCTGTTCGGCTCCGTCTACGTGTTCCCGTTCGAGAAGCTGTACCTGGTGAAGGAGCGCAAGGCGGACATGTACAGGCTGAGCGCCTACTACGCCAGCAGCACGCTGTGCGACGCCGTGCCGCACGTCGTGTACCCGGTGCTCTTCATGGCCATCCTCTACTTCATGGCGGGGCTCCGCCGCACCGTGCCGTGCTTCTTCCTCACGCTCCTCGCCACGCTGCTCATCGTGTTCACCAGCCAGGGCACCGGGGAGCTGCTGGGCGCCGCCATCCTCAGCGTCAAGAGGGCCGGGGTCATGGCGTCGCTCGTGCTCATGCTCTTCCTCCTCACCGGCGGATACTACGTCCAGCACATCCCAAAATTCATCCGCTGGCTCAAGTACGTCTCCTTCATGCACTACGGCTTCAACCTGCTGCTCAAAGCGCAGTACCACGGCCACCTCACGTACAACTGCGGCAGCCGGGGCGGATGCCAGCGCCTGCAGTCGTCACCGTCGTTCGGCACGGTGGACCTCGATGGCGGCATGCGCGAGGTCTGGATCCTGCTCGCCATGGCACTCGCTTACCGGCTCCTCGCCTACTTCTGCCTCCTCAAGCGGATCAGCCTCACGCCCTTGTGA
- the LOC8065083 gene encoding phosphatidylinositol/phosphatidylcholine transfer protein SFH9, with product MAAAACDAAAVEQLAGLLDQVDAPLKKTFENVHQGYPTETLVRFLKAREWHVNKAHRMLEDSLNWRIQNEIDTILEKPIIPVDLYRSIRDTQLVGLSGYSREGIPVFAIGVGLSTYDKASVNYYVQSHIQINEYRDRFILPTATKKYGRPITTCIKVLDMTGLKLSALNQMKIVTAISTVDDLNYPEKTETYYIVNAPYIFSACWKVVKPLLQERTRKKVHVLRGCGRDELLKIMDYSSLPHFCRQEGSASSKHSSSDADNCFSLDHPFHQELYNFIQEQALNQELIKQGSLHVNIPEQDPEDAKIVEVIEAEFHKIGVQNGSTNGLNQA from the exons ATGGCAGCCGCCGCctgcgacgccgccgccgtcgagcagCTCGCTGGCCTCCTGGACCAAG TGGACGCGCCGCTGAAGAAGACATTTGAG aATGTGCACCAGGGCTACCCAACAGAGACATTAGTGCGTTTCCTTAAAGCTAGAGAGTGGCATGTGAATAAGGCTCACAGGATG CTTGAAGATTCTTTGAATTGGAGGATACAAAATGAAATCGATACTATACTGGAG AAACCTATTATCCCAGTAGATTTGTATAGATCAATTCGTGATACACAGCTTGTTGGGTTATCAGGATACTCCAGAGAG GGCATCCCTGTATTTGCAATTGGTGTTGGACTGAGTACATATGACAAAGCTTCG GTTAACTACTATGTGCAATCTCACATCCAGATCAATGAGTACCGTGATCGTTTTATTTTG CCTACGGCGACAAAGAAGTATGGGAGACCTATTACCACCTGTATAAAGGTTCTCGATATGACTGGTCTGAAATTGTCAGCACTAAACCAAATGAAG ATTGTGACTGCAATATCTACTGTTGATGATTTGAATTACCCTGAAAAGACGGAGACCTATTATATAGtaaatgctccatacatatttTCTGCATGTTGGAAG GTTGTGAAGCCTCTGTTGCAAGAGAGAACAAGAAAGAAGGTTCATGTTTTGCGTGGTTGTGGGAGAGATGAGCTTCTAAAG ATCATGGACTACTCTTCCCTTCCCCATTTCTGTAGACAGGAGGGCTCGGCCTCATCCAAACATTCATCAAGCGATGCCGATAATTGCTTCTCTCTCGATCACCCGTTCCACCAAGAGCTTTACAACTTCATCCAGGAGCAGGCACTGAATCAGGAGCTCATCAAGCAGGGCTCCTTGCATGTGAACATCCCTGAACAGGACCCTGAGGATGCAAAGATCGTGGAGGTCATTGAGGCTGAGTTCCACAAGATTGGTGTGCAGAATGGGTCCACCAATGGCCTCAACCAAGCGTAG